The genomic DNA TACGGCCTGCTCCCGGTTTGAAGACACTCCGCGAGGAGCAGTTCAGAAATAAAATGCAGAGCTCTAGCGACCCGGTACTCATCGACGTCCGGGAAATGGGCGAATACAGAAGAGGACATATTCCCGGCGCGAAGAACATTCCGCTCTCTCAGCTGCAAGGGCGGATTGGCGAAATTCCGCAGGATAAAGACCTTTTGCTCTATTGCCAGAGCGGGATGCGCAGCAAGAACGCGGCTCGAATCCTTGGCAAAAACGGCTACAGCAAACTGTTCCACCTTGCCGGCGGAATTAGCGCCTGGAGAGGCAAGATCACGAAGTAGACGCCGGCGTGGTAGTAAAGAGGGCTAGGGATTTCCCGGGTCAGGGACTTCCCTAGTCTTGTTTCTGCTGGTGATAATGGATCTGATCTAGAGCCAGCAACACCGGCACGCTATGTCTGTACCAGCACGCTATGTCTGTACCAGCACGCTATGTCTGTACCAGCACGCTATGGCTTAACCGGCTGGAAAAAGCTCCCTCATCATTGGAGCTGCCGCAATCCCTCTCTAAATGGCAATGCTAGCGGCTGCGGATGGCTAATGTAGCTAGTGCTAATCATTGAGATGGCTAACGAAAGCGGCTGGGTTGGGTCAAACAACTGTCTGTGATGGACAACGGACCGTAGTTCCGCTATTCGGCGAAAAAGCAGAAAAAACTAAGGTCAACGGACACAGGTTCCGCTATATCGCTAAAGTAGAGTGGAAATGAGGAGGTTTATGGCAAATAGGTGCCTCTCTGTCCGTTAGGCTATGTCAAACGGGTGTATCCTCACAAATAGCGGATCTCATGTCCGTTAGCATTCGCAAAGCTCATCTGTAACCTAGATACCGTTCCCACTATAGTTACATCTGCAACAGTTACTCCAGTTACTCAAACCGCGTTTACGATGATGCTCAGCAACTCCAGTTACTCAAACCGCGTTTACGATGATGCTCAGCAACTCCAGTTACTCAAACCGCGTTTACGATGCTCAGTTACTCAAGTACAGCTACTACAGTTACTAAATTTACTCACGCCAGCGCCTGCTCAGTTTCTTTTCACCAATACCTTGTTCACGGTACTTACTCCGTCTCAGTACTTACGAACAACTCTCTGTGCCCTAAGGCAGAAACCGACGGTAGTGTACAGCCATTGACCGGCTTGGCCAGAGCTTGTTAGCGCAGCTCACCCATCCGTCTGAGCCTCTTACTTGATAAAGACACCGCCGAAGGGGATGGCCTCGCGCAAGAAACGCTTCACGATGCCATCTTCGTTCTGCAAATCGCGTTCCAGCTCGCGATTGCCAGAGCCGGCCTGGATAAGAACATGGCCGCGTCCGGTCATCTTCCACTGGTAGCGCATATGCTGGCTGGCGAGATGATTACCGTAAACGGACAGCTCCAGCTTGGCGTTCTCTGGGTAAGCGATGACGC from Paenibacillus woosongensis includes the following:
- a CDS encoding rhodanese-like domain-containing protein, with the protein product METGTLINILFILLVVWFAYTRLRPAPGLKTLREEQFRNKMQSSSDPVLIDVREMGEYRRGHIPGAKNIPLSQLQGRIGEIPQDKDLLLYCQSGMRSKNAARILGKNGYSKLFHLAGGISAWRGKITK